In Sulfuricurvum sp., the sequence GATCGCATTATCGATCAAATTTTTCACCGCCGTTACAAATAGCCGGTAATCGACCTCTAATTTGATAGACGAATCAATATCGCACGTTACCGATTCATAATCAGCCATTGCCAAATCAACGGCACCGTCGATAATATCCACCAAACGGTACTCTTTTTTTTCTAAATGCTGATTTCCGGAACTGATCTCTTCAATCAGGGCGAATTCACCGATTAGCGATTCCAAACGCTCAAAAATTCCTTCAAAACGGCCCTGTTGTTTTTCATCGGTGAGCATGGTAGCAACGATTCGGCCTTTGGCAATCGGCGTTTTAAGTTCATGCATGATATTTCGTAAAAAGAGATTCCGGGATTCAATCAACGAGCGGATTTTATTTTGAGTGGTATCGAGCTCATTCGCGATCAAAGCGATTTCATCGCTTCCGTTGATCCTGAAACGCACTCCCATATCCCCTTCACCGAAACGGGCAATTTGGCGGCGAAGTCGGCGCAGAGGGCTAAGACGATGGATAATCAGGGCAAATGAGGTCAAGAGAATCGTCATGAGTGTTCCGTAAGCCGAAATCAGATTGATCGGATTATACGCTTGGATACTGTGATCTTCAAGCAGTACCGTATGATGGGAAGACTCAGCCCAGAAATAAATCTTTCCCTGATATTCGATCATAGAGATAATAATGGGTTCTATCGT encodes:
- a CDS encoding ArsS family sensor histidine kinase, yielding MIKNNAVIATVVFALVVTVSSVSYTFYQLYQTNRAKHIDNIFTKHSLISQIYHTYLLKQISEPMLEANLALYDLDDITAKKEYNTIVRQGKILKSDGTTDQEMSSLEFSTIHPTIEPIIISMIEYQGKIYFWAESSHHTVLLEDHSIQAYNPINLISAYGTLMTILLTSFALIIHRLSPLRRLRRQIARFGEGDMGVRFRINGSDEIALIANELDTTQNKIRSLIESRNLFLRNIMHELKTPIAKGRIVATMLTDEKQQGRFEGIFERLESLIGEFALIEEISSGNQHLEKKEYRLVDIIDGAVDLAMADYESVTCDIDSSIKLEVDYRLFVTAVKNLIDNAIKYSPDKHMEISVEGGEILFLNTGNPLKKPLSYYIEPFTKDHPTKDSFGLGLYIVDAILKEHGYVLAYEHRGDRNCFIFVPEKPSKRNHK